Proteins encoded by one window of Vitis vinifera cultivar Pinot Noir 40024 chromosome 10, ASM3070453v1:
- the LOC100252685 gene encoding probable leucine-rich repeat receptor-like protein kinase At1g35710: MFFQTDQHPLPKMQNLRWVCKHLLILSLCHMVSGGLAQSQTTPICYEADRAALLGFKARILKDTTEALSSWTGRDCCGGGWEGVECNPATGRVVGLMLQRPADRDSGIYMKGTLSSSLGALQFLEVMVISGMKHITGSIPESFSNLTHLKQLVLEDNSLGGAIPSSLGHLPLLKAISLSGNQLRGQIPPSFGNFRGLEQFNLGRNLLTGPIPPTFKNLHSLQYFDLSSNLISGLIPDFVGQFHNLTFIDFSHNQFSGQIPNSICSLPSLLDISLSHNKLTGRIPDQIGSLKSLTTLSLSNNLLTGQLPESIARMQNLWQLNLSRNGLSDPLPGGLPKGLPSLLSIDLSYNNFNLGTIPQWITGRVLADVNLAGCKLRGTLPIFSRPDSLTSIDLSNNYFTAGISNFFRNMSSLQKVNLSHNQLKSDISVLRWPQGLSSLDLHSNQLYGSLYTILNNTSSFLEAIDVSGNQISGGIPEFSEGSSLKSLNIAANKIAGHIPNSISDLIELEKLDISRNQITGTIPTSLGLLLKIQWLDVSINRLTGKIPETLLGIEGLRHANFRANRLCGEIPQGRPFNIFPAVAYAHNLCLCGKPMPPCRGKQQ; this comes from the coding sequence ATGTTTTTCCAAACAGACCAACACCCACTTCCCAAAATGCAGAATCTGAGATGGGTTTGCAAGCATCTGCTGATTCTTTCACTCTGTCATATGGTCTCAGGAGGGCTAGCTCAGAGTCAGACCACCCCAATTTGCTATGAGGCTGATAGGGCTGCTCTTCTTGGGTTCAAGGCCAGAATTTTGAAGGACACCACTGAGGCTCTCTCTTCATGGACTGGTAGGGACTGCTGTGGTGGAGGTTGGGAGGGTGTTGAGTGTAATCCAGCTACAGGGAGGGTTGTTGGGTTGATGTTGCAGAGGCCTGCGGATAGGGACAGTGGGATCTACATGAAGGGCACTCTGTCTTCTTCTTTGGGGGCTTTACAGTTCTTGGAGGTGATGGTGATAAGTGGGATGAAGCACATCACAGGAAGTATTCCAGAGAGCTTTTCAAATCTAACCCACCTCAAACAGCTTGTCCTAGAGGACAATTCACTTGGAGGGGCCATTCCTTCAAGTCTGGGCCACTTGCCTTTACTCAAGGCCATCTCACTCAGTGGCAACCAATTGAGAGGTCAGATTCCTCCAAGCTTTGGCAATTTCAGAGGGCTTGAGCAGTTTAATTTGGGAAGGAACCTCCTCACAGGTCCCATCCCACCCACCTTCAAAAACCTCCATAGTTTGCAGTACTTTGATCTCAGCTCCAATCTCATATCTGGGCTCATTCCAGATTTTGTAGGGCAGTTTCACAATCTCACCTTTATAGACTTCTCCCACAACCAATTCTCCGGGCAGATACCCAACTCCATCTGCAGCTTGCCCAGCCTTTTGGACATCTCCTTGAGCCATAACAAGCTCACTGGAAGAATTCCAGACCAAATTGGGAGCCTAAAATCCCTTACCACTCTTTCACTGAGTAACAATCTGCTTACAGGTCAACTTCCAGAATCCATCGCAAGAATGCAGAACCTTTGGCAGCTCAATTTATCTAGAAATGGGCTCTCGGATCCTTTGCCCGGTGGCCTTCCCAAGGGTCTTCCTTCTCTATTGTCAATAGACCTCTCTTACAACAATTTCAATTTAGGCACCATTCCTCAGTGGATCACAGGCAGAGTACTTGCAGATGTCAATCTGGCCGGCTGTAAACTGAGGGGAACCCTCCCAATCTTTTCAAGACCTGATTCCTTGACCTCCATAGACCTCTCCAATAACTACTTCACTGCTGGGATTTCGAATTTCTTCAGAAACATGTCCAGTCTGCAGAAGGTTAACCTCTCACACAACCAATTGAAATCTGATATTTCAGTACTCAGATGGCCACAGGGGCTCTCTTCTCTGGACCTCCACTCGAATCAGCTTTATGGGTCTCTGTACACAATCTTAAATAACACAAGCAGCTTTCTGGAGGCTATAGATGTATCGGGCAATCAGATTTCAGGTGGAATTCCCGAGTTCAGTGAAGGTTCGAGTTTGAAATCTCTCAACATAGCAGCAAACAAGATTGCAGGACACATCCCAAATTCAATCTCAGACCTGATTGAACTGGAAAAATTAGACATCTCCAGGAACCAAATAACTGGCACCATCCCTACAAGTTTGGGGCTGCTGCTGAAAATCCAATGGCTTGATGTGTCCATCAATAGGCTCACAGGAAAAATCCCAGAAACTTTGCTGGGAATTGAAGGCCTGAGACATGCTAACTTCAGAGCAAACAGACTTTGTGGTGAGATCCCACAGGGAAGACCATTTAACATCTTCCCGGCGGTTGCTTATGCACACAATCTCTGCTTATGCGGCAAGCCAATGCCACCATGTAGGGGGAAGCAGCAATAG
- the LOC100247584 gene encoding high mobility group B protein 7: MAGTDRRQIENKSISEFPSNVVLLKIKAISLSLHLLSRSLFHPLSRALKMAGPKQRKRVEAETSSLKRARDGSAFIRCEECKKDVPVVLIDMHSCSLEAKIKLNLEAQVVEKVTDVKKKPAEKKNATTTEPKPKKSRRLRKVKDPNMPKRPPTAFFLFMDDFRKEYKESNPDSKNVSVVAKEGGEKWKSMTDEEKKPYVDKAAELKAEYDKAMETYNAENGEEEGGSGKEADLELIDDE, encoded by the exons atggcgGGGACTGACAGGCGGCAAATCGAAAACAAAAGCATTTCTGAATTTCCCTCCAATGttgtcttattaaaaatcaaagcaaTCTCCCTGTCTCTCCATCTCCTTTCTCGATCTCTTTTCCACCCTCTCTCTAGAGCTCTGAAGATGGCTGGACCTAAGCAGAGGAAAAGGGTTGAAGCTGAGACCAGTTCTCTCAAACGCGCCAGAGACGGTAGTGCTTTTATCAGATG TGAAGAATGCAAGAAGGATGTCCCAGTGGTGCTTATAGACATGCACAGTTGCAGTCTTGAGGCTAAAATCAAGTTAAATTTAG AGGCCCAGGTTGTGGAGAAGGTCACAGATGTGAAAAAGAAGCCAGCAGAAAA AAAGAATGCCACAACAACAGAACCAAAGCCAAAGAAGTCCAGGAGATTGAGGAAGGTGAAGGATCCAAACATGCCCAAGAGGCCTCCCACAGCTTTCTTTCTCTTCAT GGATGATTTCAGAAAGGAATATAAGGAATCAAATCCAGACTCTAAGAATGTTTCTGTG GTTGCAAAGGAAGGTGGTGAAAAATGGAAGTCTATGACTGATGAA GAGAAGAAGCCTTACGTGGATAAAGCTGCTGAGCTGAAGGCTGAGTATGACAAGGCAATGGAGACTTACAATGCTGAGAATGGAGAG GAAGAGGGAGGCTCAGGCAAGGAAGCTGATCTGGAATTAATAGATGATGAGTAG